The Scyliorhinus canicula unplaced genomic scaffold, sScyCan1.1, whole genome shotgun sequence genome has a window encoding:
- the LOC119959478 gene encoding zinc finger protein 239-like: TWKEKASLTVRRNRTHVVCVDEDSAKHQACRDTSGVTLGRSRGNVGTVGRGFISPSELETHRRSHTGEKPFSCSKCRKSFTISANLLRHQRVHTDERPFQCSDCGKCYKSSQELMLHQRIHTDERPFRCSHCGTGFRRSSQLTVHHRIHTGERPFICSKCGRGFTQSSDLLTHKRIHTGEKPFTCSECGKGFTQLSQLLTHQRIHTGEKPFTCSECGMGFTTSSTLLRHHRVHTDKRPFKCSECGKGFKSSWELMYHQRVHTDEKPFRCSGCGTGFRRSSQLTDHRRIHTGARPFTCSKCGKGFTQSSNLLTHQRVHTGERPFTCSQCGNAFTTSSSLLRHQRVHK, from the coding sequence acatggaaggaaaaagcatcgctcacagtgaggagaaaccgtacacatgttgtgtgtgtggacgaggattcagccAAACATCAGGCCTGTCGAGACACAAGCGGAGTCACTCTGGGGAGaagccgtggaaatgtggggactgtgggaaggggatTCATTTCTCCATCAGAGCTGGAAacacatcgacgcagtcacactggggagaaaccgttctcCTGCTCCAAGTGTAGGAAGAGTTTTACTATTtcagccaacctgctgagacaccagagagttcacactgatgagagaccatttCAATGCTCAGACTGCGGGAAATGCTATAAAAGTTCCCAGGAACTGATGCtccatcaacgtattcacaccgacgagagaccgtttaggtgctctcactgtgggactggcttCAGGCGATCGTCCCAACTCACTGTGCACCACaggattcacaccggggagaggccgtttatctgctccaagtgtggaaggggattcactcagtcatctgacCTGCTGACGCAcaagagaattcacactggggagaaacccttcacctgctccgagtgtgggaagggattcactcagttgtcaCAGCtgttgacacaccagcgaattcacactggggagaagcctttcacctgctccgagtgtggaatGGGATTCACTAcctcatccaccctgctgagacaccaccGAGTTCACACAGacaagagaccttttaaatgttcagaATGTGGGAAGGGCTTTAAAAGTTCCTGGGAACTGATGtatcatcaacgtgttcacactgacgagaagcCATTCAGATGCTCTGGCTGTGGGACTGGATTCAGACGATCATCACAACTCACCGACCACCGCCGAATTCACACTGGCGCAAGAcctttcacctgctccaagtgtgggaagggattcactcagtcatccaacctgctgacccaccagcgagttcacactggggagaggccgttcacctgctctcagtgtgggaacgcTTTCACAACCtcatccagcctgctgagacatcagcgagttcataaATAA
- the LOC119959477 gene encoding zinc finger protein 239-like encodes MEKPWKCGDCGKGFSFPSQLETHRRSHTGERPFTCSKCGKGFTQFSSLQTHQQAHAGETLFTCSKCGKGLTQFSSLQTHQRVHTGERPFTCTQCGKGFNDSSNLQRHQRVHTGERPFTCPRCGKRFTDSSTLRTHQRVHTGERPSTCSQCGKGFTQLSHLRRHQRVHTGERPFTCSQCGKGFTRAFNLRSHQRVHT; translated from the coding sequence atggagaaaccgtggaaatgtggggactgtgggaagggattcagtttcccatctcagctggagactcatcgacgcagtcacactggggagagaccattcacctgctccaagtgtgggaagggattcactcagttttccagcctgcagacacaccagcaagcTCACGCTGGGGAGACGCTATTCACCTGCTCAAAATGTGGCAAGGGATTGACTCAGttttccagcctgcagacacatcagcgagttcacactggggaaagaccattcacctgcactcagtgtgggaagggattcaatgattcatccaacctgcagagacatcagcgagttcacactggagagaggccattcacctgccctcggTGTGGAAAAAGATTcactgattcatccaccctgcggacacaccagcgagttcacactggggagaggccatccacatgctctcagtgtgggaaaggatttactcagttatctcacctgcgaagacaccagcgagttcacactggggagaggccattcacctgctctcagtgtgggaaaggatttactcgagCATTCAACCTgcggtcacaccagcgagttcacact
- the LOC119959481 gene encoding zinc finger protein 239-like encodes MCCVSGQEFNLSFNLERHKDTGTMEKPWKCGDCWKGFSYSSELEMHRRSHTGERPFTCSTCGKGFTQSSSLLTHQYVHTEQTPFKCSECEKRFKSKKYLLRHQHIHSEEKPFTCSLCGKGFTATSNLQKHQRVHTDKRPFKCPDCGKCFKTSGEVTCHQRVHTDERPFRCSHCGTGFRRSSELTVHQRIHTGERPFTCSVCGKGFIQSYHLLKHQQIHSDMKPFKCFDCEQSFRSSNGLVMHQRIHTGERPFTCSVCGKGFTQSYNLLKHQQIHSDVKPFKCFACEHSFKSSEFTRERDCSPVPSGNGFTDLQLVLKHQRLHEHLQGLDSAVFAAVNQIQY; translated from the coding sequence aTGTGTTGTGTGTCTGGACAAGAGTTCAACTTGTCattcaacctggagagacacaaggacaccggcaccatggagaaaccgtggaaatgtggggactgttggaagggattcagttacTCTTCTGAACTGGAAatgcatcgacgcagtcacactggggagaggccgttcacctgctccacctgtgggaagggattcactcagtcatccagcctgctgacacaccagtatGTTCACACAGAACAGACACCTTTCAAATGTTCTGAATGTGAGAAGAGATTTAAAAGCAAAAAGTATCTGTTGAGACACCAacacattcacagtgaggagaagccattcacctgctccttgtgtggaaagggattcactgctACATcaaacctgcagaaacaccagcgagttcatactgataaaagaccttttaaatgtccagactgtgggaagtgctttaaAACTTCCGGGGAAGTGACctgtcatcaacgtgttcacactgacgagagaccattcaggtgctctcactgcgggactggcttcaggcgatcatctgaacttactgtacatcagcgaattcacactggggagagaccgtttacttgctctgtgtgtgggaagggatttattcagTCTTATCACCTACtgaaacaccaacaaattcactcTGATatgaaaccttttaaatgttttgACTGTGAGCAGAGCTTTAGAAGCAGCAATGGTCTAGTGATGCAtcaacgaattcacactggggagagaccatttacttgctcggtgtgtgggaagggcttcacacagtcatacaacctgctgaaacaccaacaaattcactcTGATGTAaaaccttttaaatgttttgCCTGTGAGCACAGCTTTAAAAGCAGCGAGTTCACACGGGAGAGAGATTGTTCGCCTGTCCcgagtgggaatggattcactgaCTTACAGCTtgtgctgaaacaccagcgacttCATGAGCATCTGCAGGGATTGGATTCGGCTGTTTTTGCTGCTGTCAATCAGATCCAGTACTGA